Genomic window (Phocoena phocoena chromosome 20, mPhoPho1.1, whole genome shotgun sequence):
ttctttaaatcaactcaATTCTAAAAGCTGAGATAGGTCCCTGGACTTTTGCTTTGTACTAAACAAGAATAACTTCTGAGATGccagttacatttttctttttttgccaactctccataaaataaatatagaactCTTTTTTTCAAGGTTTGAATGTTTCTGTTTGTCTGGGTTCTACGTGTCTAACGTATTCACACTCTCTGCACACGAACGTGTTGTTCTATGGAAGGACTCCAGGTACATTGGTTGCTGTTTGTTTTCCAAAGTCCTTGGATGGAAAGAAAGGTTGGGGGTCCCTAGAAGGATGTGCTAATCTTGGAAATGAGGAGTGATGAGAAGCGTTCGCCTGGAAGAGGAAGGACAAGTCTGGGAACGATGGAAGGAACGAAGGCGAATTCACTCAACCACCACCCACCTCGCCAAGATCCAATAAGCAAAGTGAATGGACCGGAAGTTTGGTGGAGCGCCGGAAAGATGGTGGCCAGAGAGGCCTCCCCTTACACCTCCTGGCTCTTCAGGGCCGGGGTGTCCACCGTGGAGCACGTGTTGGACTTGCTGTCCCTGCCCACGGACTCTTCGGCCAACACACCCCGGATCCTGGAGGGGAGGGACTTGAGGAACCGGGTATGAAAGCCCTGGGCAGCGACCACGTAGATGATGGGGTTAATACAGCAGTTGATGTAAGCTACGGAGACACACAGGGCATCCAAACTGGACACGGATTTTAAGTTTGTCTTGTGGGAAAAAAACATCATCGTCCCTGTCACCTGGTAGGGCAGCCAAAAGACAAAAAAGCTgatcaccactgccaccaccaccttgAGAGTCTTGGTGGAACGGGTGGCACTGCGGCTCCAAGCCCGGATCAGAAGGAAGGTGTAACAGACTATAAGTGTGACCAGCGGCCCCAGGAAGCCCATGACCAGCCGGATGATGGCCACGGCCCTCTCTATACCTGAACCGTCCTTACCATAGTCAAGCACACACGTTATCTTGGGTGGGAAGTATTCCACATGGACCTTACGATACATAAAGGAAGGTATGGTCAGCAGCAAAGCCAAGGCCCAGGCCACACCGCAGGCCGCCCAGGCCATGCGGGCCCCTCGATAGTTCTGGCACCAGATGGGATTAAACACCAGCAGGAAGCGGTCGGCGCTGATGGTGGCCAGAAGCAGGATGCTAGCATACATGTTGAGCAGGATAAGAGAAGGCAGAATTCCACAGGCAGCATCACCGAAGGACCAATGGTTGTGCAGGACAATGGATGCAAACAAGACAGGCAGCGCCAGACAGGAGAGGAGGTCAGCCACTGCCAGGTTGAAAAACCAGATGGCATTGATGGTTCGCTTAACCTCGGACCCCGTCACACAGACCACCAGGGCGTTGCCTGGCactcccaccaggaagacgacTGCAAAGATTACCAGGGCGATCACATCTGGAATATGCAGCCTGCGACTTTGGGAAGAGTCATCCGTCGATATGTTGGGGTCGGTCCAGTTGCTATAATCGTAGTAATCAGAGGTGCTATTAGTCATGGAGTCCTGGGTGGAATCAGAGAAGCAGGGATGGTATAAGTCTGCAGACAGGTGGCAGGCGGGCCCATCAGAGCTACTCAAAGCCCATCACTCCACTTCTTTAAGTCTTAGGTTTCTCCCGAGGAAATGGggatgctgggggctgggagccagcTGGGGTGTCATACCACTTATTAAAATGCTGAAAACCCTTCCATGTTAATGGGTCTCCGTGCCATCCTGCCACCTCCCCCTGAAGTCCCTGGACTTCCCCAGAGTCTAGCAACCGAATGGTTAAAGCCTAGGCCTGCTACAATACTGTGGTCACTATCCACTCTGGCCAGTACCCATGACACACTGCTTGTTAGACATCTTTAATGTCACCAACACACTGAGATGATATTACTGAGCAGGTAGTTCccccaccaacaccaccaccagCAGTATCATCcccttttgctgcctcccacccACTGAGGCAGCTCTGCGCTCTGCCTGGGAGCTACCCAGAGTCAGCAGTGTTTCAACAGGGCCTCATGAACTCAGGCATCAGGGGTAGACAGGGAGCGTCAGTCATCAAGATacataatatcttttttttaagttaattctgCACTTTAATACTTACAGGAGAATAAGCTAATAATCATACGAACATAAATCCAAAACTGATAGCCCAAGTCCTGAGCTATTccctaagttttatttttcatttacttatttttcaaattttcattggagtataggtgatttaacaatgttgtgttagtttcaggtgtacagcaaagtgaagatATACAATatcttaatgaaatattttaaagaatcaagATGAATGCACCACCACCCCCCCGACCCCcagaaaaaaaacacagtgcaaaaaaattctaattttaaatgaaGGCAACCTGCTGCAgttgtttgttttatggccctGCATTATTATGCAAGAGGAACCAGCCCACAGTTTTCATTCTCAGCTGGGCAGGGTTTTGCAGGCTGACAATGGCATGCAAACATTCAAGCAATGTGGGGCTTTATGTATAGTCATGGGGTTTTAGGAGGGGTTGTTTTGGGAAGGGGGTTGGTAaagctttatttactttttctactTGGTTCAAACTATGGAAGGATATTTTCCTAAGTGTAGATAGGGGCACACATGTGTCCTTCTGCCCTGGGTACCAGGGTGGCTCAGCACGACACTAGGATCCAAATAGACATGCAACTTGCTAGAGGCAGGGCAGAAGGGATGAAAGGAATAGAGAAGGATATGAGTTCAAGAACAAAGGGTATCTTAGTGCACAGATTATGGTCTTTAATTACCACCTGGCATtcaaaggaaccagggctccttggagaaaggcTGATTCCTGTTCTGGGACagaaaatatacaagatgagcccaGAACATCTCACactagaaagtaagaaaaaatgttcaataatgAGAGGGACATATCAAAGAGACAGCCTGAAAAAGCTCCCACTAGTCAAAAGATGGCACAATTTGagtatataataataacaataataataaataataactgtGATGCAATAAAACACTAATAATAAAGATCTACGAGTTCATAATggtaataaaagcaaataaacccATTGGTCATATTTTTATTCTGGAAAGGGAATGAATCAAGCACTTATCCTGCCATTTCTGTACAGAGTATATTTCAGGGAAATAAAGAGTCAATGTGGGAGggccgccttttttttttttttttttttaattaattaatttatttattttttaatttttttcagtacgcgggcctctcactgctgtggcctctcccgttgcggagcacagactccagacgcgcaggctcagctgccatggctcacgggcccagctgctccgcggcatgtgggatcttcccagaccggggcacgaacccatgtcccctgcatcggcaggcggactctcaaccactgtgccatcagggaagcccagggagggcCTTCTTTagagaagaatctaaaaatattACTTGCAGAAGGAATGATAGACTTAAGGAAACATGGATCTGGATGACAATCAACAACACCTAATAAAACCACCAGGTGAAAAACAGACAGGAACTTTATAATAAATAGGTTGAGCTGGCACCGCAAACCCTCCATTCAGCCTCAGCACCTTGAGAAGACAGACAAGTAGACATTTGCTCTATCTGATGTGATGCAGTAGGAAGGATACGGCACCACCTATGAAgtaatttttgcaaaaaaaaaaaaaaaaagaagaaggtcaATCTAATCAAGATTCTAGATCTAAAACTGCCAGTTTACaggaaaagcagaggaaagaggAACACGATAACTCACACCACAGGATCAAAATCAGCCCCATCGCAATTCAGGAAACGCTACAGATCAAATGGTCTTGTTACTCTCACAAATAAATGACGTTTTTAAAACGGaaggggagggacttccccggcggtccagtggctaagactcagtgctgccaatgcagggagcacaggttcaatccctggttggggaactaagatcctacatgtcgtgcagcgcggccaaaagattaaaagaagggggcaggggaaggaatgGGAAGTGTCATGGATTAAAAGAGGTTTAAGAAGCATATCAAGCAAAGGCAAAATGGAGACCTTGGTTGGATCCAATTGGAATAATCATATGGGAAAGAAGATATTTTAGAGACAACCTGGGAGATTTAAAGATGGAccggatagggcttccctggtggcgcagtggttgagagtctgcttgccgatgcaggggacacgggtttgtgccccggtccgggaaaatcccacataccgcggagcggctgggcctgtgagccacggccgctgagcctgcgcatccggagcctgtgctccgcaacgggagaggccacaacagtgagaggcccgcgtaccgcaaaaaagataaataaataaaaaataataataagagctgGATTTTTAGGGCACCTAAATTTGCAGGCTGAGGTTGATACCCACTAAACACCCAGCTCgtggattaaataagatgaaaaatgtttaagCACTTGGCAAAATGCCTGGTACCCTATAGGGAGACGAGAAATGGCAATGCTCTTATTATTTATCGACCTTACAATTACTGAAGAACTCAGATCTTTCTCTGaacaactgtttttttgtttgtttttttttgttttttttgaacaactgttttttatttccagttcctTTATGTTACCCTAAGGTCAACTGGGTCAATCGGGCTGATGGTCCAGGGTACTTGCTGGTAGAGCCATAGCAGTGATTAAATTATTCAGAGGGAAAATGTCAGTGTCAGCTGATGAGTGGATGAACAGGGTATGCTATACCCATGccgtggaatattatttagccataaaaagggatgaagtatTGATGCaagctacaacgtggatgaagcTTGTAAACATTAtggtgagtgaaagaagtcagacgcAAAAGGTCACATATCGTATgcttccacttacatgaggtgtccagaataggcaaatccatagagatgggGAACGCGCTAGTcattgccagggactggggaaaGGGAATCAGGGAGGGaatgcttaatgggtacagggtttcttttgaggGTGGTTAAAAGGTTCTGGAAATAGATAAAGATAGTGATGGGACAACATCttgaatgtactaaatgtcactgaatggtacactttaaaatggtgaatcagtgtgtatggctgattcatttcgttgtgcagtggaggctaacacaacattgcaaagcaaccatactccaataaaaattaacataaataaataaataaataaaatggggaatTGTATGTTACGTGAATTAtactcaattaaaattaaaagaccagtgtcagaaagacaagaaatgaaTGGGGACGATTCATTTCTTGTCATGTGACATCCTGGACCAGAGTCTGGAGCAGGAAAAACAAATTCACTCTAAAGGGCATTATTTGGACAATTGAGCAAGTCTGAATATGATCTAGCATTGGACCATTTGCATATAGATAATAGTATCTCACCAAACAGTAAATTTCTTGACGTTGATCATGCTGTGCTCGTGTAAATGAATGTCCTTGTTCTTGAGAAGGAGACACCGAGACATTGGGGGGGGGCAAAGGACACGATGCCTGCAACTTACTTTCAACtggttcaggaaaaaaagacagtagatgatagatagatagatagatagatagatagatagattgatagatagatagatgatagatagacaaaGCAAACTTGGAGAATCTGGATAAAGAGTATATGGAAGTTCTTTGTATTATTCTTGTAATTTTTCTATAAGtgtgaaaatgtttccaaaaagtTAAAATTGTTGAATTGTTTCCATTGATAACGAGCCCCTGCCCTGAGCCACCCACCTGTACCATCCCCACTCCCAGAACCCTGGACTCCCATTTTTCTACTTtgggacccccacccccagttcccaCGCTCGGATCACTGAAGGGTTAATGCCGGGCATGGTAAGAGGCCCCAGACCCTGCTCAGGGGGGGCTCTGCCCCTTAGCaggatgttaaatattttaaatgtccacCTCAGACATGATACATGAAGCTAACTTTTGTCCCTGCTCGTTTCACAAGCTCTCGGCCATGCTTAGCTGCAGAATAAGCCAGACCTCAAAACGGggagcctccccaccccctgctctcaCGCTCACCGTTACCCCCTCTCATCAGCTGACAAAGTTCCTTTTCTGGAATGAACTCACGAGGCCCCTTCCTCTCACTGACTTCACGAGTGCAGAAAAAagatgctaactctaaccctttgTGATTTCTAGGATGCTCCGGATAAAAAAGGCTTGCAAAGATTTACCATTGCAGCATAATTACAAAGACTAGAAATAGCTGAAGCGTCCAGCAAGAGGGGACTGACTAAATGAATGACGGCAAATCCAGGCAAAATAGTACTATGCAACCGCCGAAAGAATGAGGAAGTTTACGTAAGGATGTGTGTGGAAAGAGCTCCAAGATCTATGGTGAAATAGAAAAAGTAAGAACTGAACAGTGTATGAAGCACACTACCTACGAAagaagaatctctctctctctctcactctctcagtttttctctctctctcccttccctcccccctgctccctcccctctgtcTCTATCATTCtatctctctgtgtgtgtatgtgtgtgtgtgtttgcttgtgtATGTACAGACTAGTTCCAGAAGCAGACAGAGGAAATCTGTAACAGTGGCTCCCCCTGGGGAGGGGAAGTAGTGG
Coding sequences:
- the C5AR1 gene encoding C5a anaphylatoxin chemotactic receptor 1 — translated: MILLVVVLDSMTNSTSDYYDYSNWTDPNISTDDSSQSRRLHIPDVIALVIFAVVFLVGVPGNALVVCVTGSEVKRTINAIWFFNLAVADLLSCLALPVLFASIVLHNHWSFGDAACGILPSLILLNMYASILLLATISADRFLLVFNPIWCQNYRGARMAWAACGVAWALALLLTIPSFMYRKVHVEYFPPKITCVLDYGKDGSGIERAVAIIRLVMGFLGPLVTLIVCYTFLLIRAWSRSATRSTKTLKVVVAVVISFFVFWLPYQVTGTMMFFSHKTNLKSVSSLDALCVSVAYINCCINPIIYVVAAQGFHTRFLKSLPSRIRGVLAEESVGRDSKSNTCSTVDTPALKSQEV